The following coding sequences are from one bacterium window:
- a CDS encoding fused MFS/spermidine synthase yields MKDRIIFAIIITGLSGIIGQLLFIRELLIVFHGNEFSIGIVLANWLFLEGVGALLISRTKIFKNKNTVSSVFVLLQLIFSVYLPIAVLLIRNLKAIFGIMSAETLGLLPIFYSSFLFLLPASICHGALFTLSCKLYDNGVPKTSSKSIGIAYVYETAGSIIGSLLFSILLVRYFDSFYIVLGVMVLNVLMVMLLQWGYKSLFSRVLNGIAIILFISGIYFIFKTDTIRQFSISRQFASKNVVFYKNSIYGNVAVIKSEEQYSFLYNGVPNINVPVPAVSFIEDFVNFPLLSHPAPESVLIIGGGAGGVIDKILKYNVKSIDYLELDPLLIFTIKRFPTPMTSNELSSERVHIKYEDGRLFLREKEQGKYDLIFVGVSEPVSLQSNRFFTEEFFELAGRRLRQGGILTITLPGSLEYMGKELADLNLCIYTTIKKVYPYVKVIPGDFNMFLCSSSDMSVIPDTILKHLTERGVESSVFTEGYIKYRLDNYKEKKFLSSISKERTRTNKDFRPIGVFYSLAYWGALFNPGMDKVFNLFLRFNLWFFVLLVGIISLCFLIIHIKLKNKGSQVIIPFCIFTTGFTGMVFSLAIIFAFQSVYGYVFKEIGILTAAFMGGGLVGGLITTVFLREEKKNYKSLIFFELCLVLFALAFRFIIVPWSLIFVVLCFVIGLLVSAEFPLANKIYLENFLGIEKSVGVLYWFDLLGGWFAGLITGIIMLPVMGLSGTCVAVAVLKISSVGLIIANRLKRIKNTD; encoded by the coding sequence GTGAAGGATAGAATTATTTTTGCCATAATAATAACCGGGTTATCGGGTATTATAGGGCAATTGCTTTTTATCAGGGAACTGCTTATAGTTTTTCACGGAAATGAATTTTCTATCGGAATTGTGTTGGCTAACTGGCTATTTTTGGAAGGGGTGGGGGCTTTATTAATAAGCAGGACAAAGATTTTTAAAAATAAAAATACGGTTAGTTCTGTTTTTGTCCTGTTGCAGCTTATTTTTTCTGTTTATTTACCGATTGCCGTTTTGTTAATCCGCAACCTGAAAGCCATTTTTGGAATAATGTCGGCAGAGACTTTAGGATTGCTGCCTATTTTTTATTCATCGTTTCTTTTTTTATTGCCTGCAAGTATCTGTCATGGAGCGTTGTTTACACTTTCCTGTAAGTTATACGATAATGGGGTTCCTAAAACCAGCAGTAAGTCTATAGGTATTGCTTATGTATATGAGACTGCAGGTTCAATTATCGGGAGTTTGTTATTCTCGATTTTACTTGTAAGGTATTTTGATTCTTTCTATATAGTTTTGGGAGTAATGGTTTTGAATGTTTTGATGGTAATGTTATTGCAATGGGGGTATAAGAGCTTGTTTTCAAGGGTTTTGAACGGCATAGCAATTATCTTGTTTATAAGCGGTATTTACTTTATTTTCAAGACGGACACAATACGGCAATTTTCTATTTCCCGACAATTCGCATCAAAAAATGTAGTATTCTATAAAAATTCCATATACGGGAATGTTGCAGTCATCAAGAGCGAGGAACAATACAGTTTTTTATATAACGGAGTTCCAAATATAAACGTGCCTGTTCCGGCTGTTTCGTTTATTGAAGATTTCGTAAATTTTCCATTATTGTCGCATCCTGCGCCAGAATCGGTCTTAATCATTGGAGGAGGAGCGGGTGGTGTAATAGACAAAATATTAAAGTATAACGTTAAATCCATTGATTATCTTGAGCTTGACCCGTTGTTGATATTTACAATTAAAAGGTTTCCGACACCGATGACTTCTAATGAGCTTAGTTCGGAAAGAGTTCATATTAAATATGAGGATGGCAGGTTATTTTTGAGGGAAAAGGAGCAGGGAAAGTATGACTTAATTTTTGTCGGGGTATCCGAGCCTGTCAGTCTTCAATCGAACAGGTTTTTCACGGAGGAGTTTTTTGAATTAGCCGGGCGCAGGTTAAGACAGGGGGGTATATTAACCATAACTTTACCGGGGTCGTTAGAGTATATGGGAAAGGAGCTGGCGGATTTGAATTTATGTATTTATACAACTATAAAAAAAGTTTATCCGTATGTAAAAGTAATCCCGGGTGATTTTAATATGTTTTTGTGCAGTAGCTCGGATATGTCGGTAATACCTGATACAATACTAAAGCATTTAACCGAAAGAGGGGTTGAATCCAGTGTTTTTACGGAGGGGTATATAAAATACAGGTTAGACAATTATAAAGAAAAGAAATTTTTGAGTTCCATTTCAAAGGAGAGAACAAGGACAAACAAGGATTTTCGTCCTATCGGTGTATTTTACAGTCTTGCTTACTGGGGCGCACTTTTCAACCCGGGTATGGATAAAGTATTTAATTTATTTTTAAGATTTAATTTGTGGTTTTTTGTTTTGCTTGTGGGGATAATTAGTTTATGTTTTTTAATTATTCACATTAAGCTTAAGAATAAAGGCAGTCAGGTTATTATACCTTTTTGTATTTTCACGACAGGTTTTACGGGAATGGTATTCAGCCTGGCGATAATCTTTGCTTTCCAGTCGGTGTACGGGTATGTTTTCAAGGAGATAGGGATATTAACGGCGGCTTTTATGGGAGGAGGGCTGGTTGGAGGGTTAATTACTACGGTGTTTTTACGAGAAGAGAAAAAGAATTACAAGAGTTTAATATTTTTTGAATTATGTTTGGTATTATTTGCGCTAGCGTTCCGGTTCATTATAGTGCCGTGGAGTTTGATTTTTGTGGTTTTATGTTTTGTGATTGGGTTATTGGTTAGTGCGGAGTTTCCGCTTGCGAACAAGATATATTTAGAGAATTTCTTGGGCATTGAGAAGAGTGTCGGGGTGCTTTACTGGTTTGATTTATTGGGAGGGTGGTTTGCGGGGCTTATAACGGGAATAATTATGTTACCGGTAATGGGGCTTTCGGGGACTTGTGTAGCGGTAGCGGTTTTAAAGATTAGCAGTGTGGGGTTGATTATAGCAAACCGCTTGAAACGGATAAAAAATACAGATTGA
- a CDS encoding M14 family zinc carboxypeptidase — MKKIIFIAAGILFFSFVYAEQQPYILAKVDIVDIGKIEDLGLDVVKVHKDNRVEFVIHPAQLSQIKARGVTVDILIEDMEKYYSARMSKKGANFGNFYTYSEANNILDSLHTLYPNITTARISIGKTWGNNDIWAMKISDNPDSQENEKEVYFDALHHAREPVGVNIVVEFVRYLCKNYAVDSEITDLVNNLQIWVVPMVNPDGYLYNEANYPSGGGMWRKNRHGLGVDINRNYGYQWGCDNIGSSPDSTSEAYRGTAPFSELETQHIRDFCNQHKFMAALTYHSYAGILIFPWGYRKYYTDDDLLLRQMSGDMTAQNGYIYGTVPDILYTCNGVSLDWFYGEQSTKPKILTLSPEVNGNSFWDEAAISTNIQECLPMNLYLLRFARNSVWKNTGVLYRSYTIIDSLGNNNGIADPGESINLLLYVKNSGDTTVYGVTGILTSNDPYVSTQDSMKSFGDVLKGDSSFAEYKFLVASNCYNSHRINFNLLCKDNKDSGGSSNFHIKVGLEWANHDTGNSIFTVTCKGICGFTEFGGEGSGFIYPKVGGQNSLSVGSLWVGNSEDWVANRDYDADPNKEWETTVNPDGGIHIDSTHISDQDIWGMYEDTTTGIRVKQNSWAWSDSSYKDFIIMEYIIRNKSDSGINGLYAGQFMDFDIGSGGNSGDIDSTRRLVYMWGSGLPYSGVKILEPKSARNLSFINGNYVFPDGYILDSDKFSFLDGGIRVPSTSQNSDWSLIASAGPFTLQPDSLFKFVIAVIGGGTLSDIKKNADSAQSKYDNMPIISVEEITSLSKVILCQNLPNPFHGKTMISYQSISKGRVSLKVYDLCGRVVETIVDEEQLPGAHKILWSTKNKLSAGVYFYRLESKNFKLTKKMILL, encoded by the coding sequence ATGAAAAAAATTATATTTATAGCGGCAGGGATTTTATTTTTTTCTTTTGTTTATGCGGAGCAACAACCTTATATCTTAGCAAAAGTAGATATTGTAGATATAGGTAAGATAGAAGACTTAGGTTTAGATGTGGTAAAAGTGCATAAAGATAACCGGGTGGAGTTTGTTATACATCCCGCACAATTATCTCAAATCAAGGCGAGAGGAGTGACGGTTGATATCCTGATTGAAGATATGGAGAAATATTATTCGGCACGAATGAGCAAAAAAGGAGCTAATTTTGGGAATTTTTACACTTACTCGGAAGCCAATAACATACTTGACTCCCTGCACACTTTGTATCCAAATATAACAACTGCTCGTATCAGTATTGGCAAGACATGGGGGAACAACGATATATGGGCAATGAAAATCTCGGACAATCCTGACTCACAGGAAAACGAGAAAGAGGTTTACTTTGATGCGCTTCATCATGCAAGGGAGCCTGTTGGCGTAAACATAGTGGTTGAATTTGTAAGATATCTATGCAAAAACTATGCCGTAGATTCAGAAATAACGGATTTGGTAAACAACTTGCAAATATGGGTTGTTCCTATGGTAAACCCGGACGGGTATCTTTATAATGAAGCGAATTACCCTTCCGGTGGCGGGATGTGGAGAAAAAACAGACACGGTCTCGGGGTTGACATAAATAGAAATTATGGGTATCAATGGGGCTGTGATAACATAGGGTCTTCTCCTGATTCTACAAGTGAAGCTTACCGCGGTACGGCTCCATTTTCAGAGCTTGAAACTCAGCATATAAGGGACTTTTGCAACCAGCATAAATTTATGGCGGCATTAACTTATCATTCATATGCAGGGATTTTGATTTTCCCATGGGGCTATAGGAAATACTATACTGATGATGACTTACTTCTCAGGCAAATGAGTGGAGATATGACTGCACAGAACGGTTATATTTATGGGACTGTTCCAGATATTCTATATACTTGTAACGGTGTATCACTAGATTGGTTTTATGGTGAACAATCAACAAAGCCCAAGATACTAACTTTGTCTCCAGAGGTAAATGGCAATAGTTTTTGGGATGAAGCTGCCATATCTACAAATATACAGGAGTGTTTACCTATGAATCTTTACCTGCTTAGATTTGCCAGAAATTCAGTGTGGAAAAATACCGGTGTTCTCTATAGAAGCTATACAATCATTGATTCTCTTGGTAATAACAATGGAATTGCAGACCCGGGCGAATCAATAAATCTTTTATTATATGTTAAAAACTCCGGAGATACTACTGTTTACGGTGTAACAGGAATCTTAACTTCAAATGACCCTTATGTGAGCACACAAGATTCCATGAAATCCTTTGGAGACGTACTAAAAGGGGATTCAAGCTTTGCAGAGTATAAATTCTTGGTAGCTTCCAATTGCTACAATAGTCATCGGATAAACTTTAATTTGTTGTGCAAGGATAACAAAGATTCTGGTGGGTCGTCAAATTTCCATATAAAAGTAGGACTTGAATGGGCAAATCATGACACAGGAAATAGCATATTTACTGTAACCTGTAAGGGGATATGTGGATTTACAGAGTTTGGCGGGGAAGGCTCGGGTTTCATATACCCCAAAGTTGGTGGACAAAACAGTCTATCTGTCGGAAGTTTATGGGTTGGGAATTCAGAGGATTGGGTTGCGAACCGTGATTATGACGCTGATCCCAACAAAGAATGGGAAACAACGGTCAACCCTGATGGTGGAATACATATAGACAGTACTCATATTTCTGATCAGGATATATGGGGTATGTATGAAGATACTACTACAGGAATTAGAGTTAAACAAAATTCCTGGGCATGGAGTGACAGTTCCTATAAGGATTTTATAATAATGGAATATATTATCCGTAATAAGTCGGATAGTGGAATAAACGGACTATATGCCGGGCAATTTATGGATTTTGACATTGGGAGTGGAGGAAATAGTGGAGACATTGATTCTACCCGCAGACTTGTTTATATGTGGGGTTCTGGCTTGCCATATTCAGGGGTAAAAATACTTGAGCCCAAAAGTGCGAGAAATTTATCATTTATTAATGGAAATTATGTGTTTCCGGATGGATACATACTTGATTCCGACAAATTCAGCTTTCTCGATGGGGGTATCAGGGTCCCTTCAACCTCTCAAAATAGTGATTGGTCGCTTATTGCTTCTGCGGGACCTTTTACGCTTCAGCCCGATAGTTTATTCAAATTTGTAATTGCAGTTATTGGGGGAGGCACATTATCGGATATTAAGAAAAATGCTGACAGTGCCCAGAGCAAGTATGATAATATGCCTATTATTTCTGTTGAAGAAATAACATCGCTTTCTAAGGTTATATTATGCCAGAATTTGCCTAATCCTTTTCATGGAAAAACTATGATTAGTTACCAGTCAATATCAAAGGGAAGGGTTTCGCTTAAGGTATATGACTTGTGTGGTCGAGTAGTAGAGACAATCGTAGACGAGGAACAATTGCCGGGGGCTCATAAAATCCTATGGAGTACAAAAAATAAATTGTCTGCAGGGGTGTATTTTTACAGATTGGAGAGTAAGAATTTTAAACTTACAAAAAAGATGATTCTTTTGTGA
- a CDS encoding peptidylprolyl isomerase: MVAFLLISGLLSATPNDSNKVIAKIGSEVITMTEFNKVYQPGAGTNVDSLKNKAMEQLITTKLMLIDAKEKRFDTLTTAAMTDLTNRLTINALYETVVLNKVKTPRTWKLVKEWHRMTPTLKISQMTIKDKDTAIKVYKELRKGKSFSDLAVKYSEDYSAKYGGGATDITRGSGDKEVEKIAFSLHTVGAFSRPIPSPIIPWHRKIFAKPSAYPVQNYRIIKLNEKINKPLPDFSKEKDKIIEKLKGEQTRKLSDGYLKYLKTMAHMRYNRNLMKKIIKNDIKETDRPAALVKWAGGVITVDDFKKKADMEMARGRKFDSEKAIKDYMEGWLIFEKFLPAAAARYKFDQRDDIKKQLVERQEYLLVQQYREKEINAKCSPTDEELKTYYDKNKTKYEKKPLEQVKARVSWDLEQEKRTAREAELLADLRSKIPVQLITTSL, encoded by the coding sequence ATGGTTGCATTTTTACTCATTTCAGGGCTTTTATCTGCTACGCCCAATGATAGCAATAAGGTAATTGCTAAAATAGGCAGCGAAGTTATTACTATGACTGAATTTAATAAAGTATATCAACCCGGCGCTGGCACTAATGTGGATTCTCTCAAAAACAAAGCTATGGAACAGTTGATTACAACTAAACTTATGCTCATAGATGCCAAAGAAAAAAGATTTGACACCCTTACAACTGCAGCTATGACAGACCTTACCAACAGACTAACAATAAACGCTCTTTATGAAACAGTCGTCCTAAATAAAGTAAAAACTCCACGCACATGGAAACTGGTAAAAGAATGGCATCGTATGACACCTACACTTAAAATATCTCAAATGACCATAAAAGATAAAGATACTGCAATTAAAGTATATAAAGAATTAAGAAAAGGAAAAAGTTTCTCAGACCTTGCAGTTAAATACTCCGAAGATTATTCGGCAAAATACGGCGGCGGGGCAACAGATATTACTAGAGGAAGCGGAGATAAAGAAGTAGAAAAAATTGCTTTCTCTTTACATACCGTTGGCGCTTTTTCACGCCCAATACCCTCTCCTATAATACCATGGCACCGTAAAATATTTGCAAAACCTTCTGCCTATCCCGTTCAGAACTATCGTATAATAAAACTCAATGAGAAAATAAATAAACCACTCCCCGATTTCTCAAAAGAAAAAGATAAAATAATAGAAAAACTAAAAGGAGAACAAACCAGAAAATTAAGCGATGGTTACCTGAAATACCTGAAAACTATGGCGCATATGCGTTATAATCGTAATCTTATGAAGAAGATTATAAAGAACGATATAAAAGAAACTGATAGACCTGCTGCTCTCGTTAAATGGGCAGGCGGCGTAATTACAGTAGACGATTTTAAGAAAAAAGCGGATATGGAAATGGCAAGAGGCAGAAAATTCGATAGCGAAAAAGCTATAAAAGATTATATGGAAGGATGGCTCATTTTTGAAAAATTCTTACCTGCCGCCGCTGCAAGATATAAGTTTGACCAAAGAGATGATATAAAAAAACAACTCGTGGAAAGACAGGAATACTTATTGGTTCAACAATATAGAGAAAAAGAAATTAACGCAAAATGCAGTCCTACAGATGAAGAATTAAAAACATATTACGATAAAAATAAGACTAAATACGAAAAGAAACCACTTGAACAGGTAAAAGCAAGAGTATCGTGGGATTTGGAACAAGAAAAGAGAACCGCAAGAGAAGCAGAATTACTTGCGGACTTACGCTCCAAAATACCCGTACAGTTGATAACAACATCTTTATAA
- a CDS encoding carboxypeptidase-like regulatory domain-containing protein, whose protein sequence is MKLYHLIISVLLISGCVKQEPVVQQLSSPIKKIEGLVYESGAKNSIPGVPIIAYDKYGYLVNGATTNIRGGYAISDILPGMYILRIHSGEYSTGGKYVGEYYKNAYNWEEANVVIVKDNNVTSEINFLLDKGAVIKGKLVEKNSKTPIPNTPFFLKLYKSKNTYVDYVSQTDSIGEYLVSGIEPGKYHVFIEPEGWIGTSHSDTLIPINIILDTLKGVDFEVKKGGTVCGKVTPATQTWIQVIGNNKALEKQVDSVGNYIISGLPSGDYIIKVKPVPKVSQYAWKYWKDTNNVLNVTYVSLKEEDTLKNIDFQLQQEGIISGTVKNRNNIPLENYDFEIYDTRWNRIEGSELSHGSNGYYEIHNLPQGEYILKINAFVPYLNKAYYSKYYKNTYKFENAQKISVKSGSITDNINFKLEPAGIIQGFVFCNTNLLSGDSTRFYIVAFNVKTGETFSSKNTFTGGYKILGVPIGEYKVCAFAPGTEFSAIWLGGGTTFNDPKTEVVKITGLTPVDFNFSVAPRKSKISGKVYDEKTKNPIYGGKVIAYDSSGHIVQIAECSPEGYTLTGFPSGKYFIKTTDFKNYTNKWFKNKEISASSNSPTLWATTIPQNTPCLEIPALSGDNKDDATLTGIVDFGLNKVTDKK, encoded by the coding sequence ATGAAACTCTATCATCTCATTATAAGCGTTTTGTTGATATCGGGATGCGTAAAACAGGAACCTGTCGTTCAACAATTATCTTCGCCAATAAAAAAAATAGAGGGACTGGTCTATGAAAGTGGCGCAAAAAACTCAATACCCGGTGTTCCCATAATAGCTTACGATAAATATGGATACTTGGTAAACGGCGCTACCACAAATATTAGAGGCGGATATGCCATCTCTGATATACTTCCGGGAATGTATATATTACGAATCCACTCCGGAGAATATTCAACTGGCGGAAAATATGTCGGCGAATATTATAAAAACGCATATAACTGGGAAGAAGCTAATGTTGTCATAGTAAAAGATAACAACGTTACCTCGGAAATTAATTTTCTGCTCGATAAAGGAGCAGTTATAAAAGGAAAACTCGTAGAAAAAAATTCCAAAACGCCAATCCCAAATACCCCGTTCTTCCTGAAGTTATACAAATCAAAAAATACTTATGTAGATTATGTAAGCCAAACGGATTCAATCGGTGAATACCTTGTAAGCGGAATTGAACCCGGGAAATATCACGTGTTTATAGAACCGGAAGGCTGGATAGGCACATCTCATAGCGACACCCTGATTCCGATTAATATTATACTTGACACCTTAAAAGGGGTCGATTTCGAAGTTAAAAAAGGCGGCACAGTTTGCGGAAAAGTTACCCCCGCTACACAAACATGGATACAGGTAATCGGAAATAACAAAGCTCTTGAGAAACAAGTAGATTCAGTAGGTAATTATATCATTTCAGGCTTACCTTCCGGTGATTATATAATAAAAGTAAAACCTGTACCTAAAGTAAGTCAATATGCATGGAAATATTGGAAAGATACAAACAATGTATTAAATGTTACATACGTAAGCTTAAAAGAAGAAGATACCCTTAAAAATATAGATTTTCAATTGCAACAAGAAGGAATAATTTCAGGAACGGTAAAAAATAGAAATAATATTCCTCTGGAAAATTATGATTTTGAAATCTATGATACCCGTTGGAACAGAATTGAAGGTTCAGAACTGTCACATGGCTCTAACGGATATTACGAAATTCATAACCTCCCTCAGGGAGAATATATCTTAAAGATTAATGCTTTTGTGCCTTACCTGAATAAAGCTTATTATAGCAAGTATTATAAAAATACATATAAATTTGAAAATGCTCAAAAAATCTCCGTAAAATCCGGCTCAATTACAGACAATATTAATTTTAAACTCGAACCTGCCGGAATAATCCAGGGGTTTGTATTCTGTAATACTAATCTGCTCTCCGGGGATAGCACAAGATTCTATATCGTAGCTTTTAACGTAAAAACAGGCGAAACTTTCTCCTCTAAAAATACGTTCACGGGAGGATATAAAATACTGGGTGTTCCAATAGGAGAATACAAAGTATGCGCTTTTGCACCCGGGACTGAATTTTCCGCTATATGGCTCGGAGGTGGGACTACTTTTAATGACCCTAAAACAGAAGTTGTTAAAATAACGGGTTTGACTCCCGTTGATTTCAACTTTAGTGTTGCTCCAAGAAAATCAAAGATCTCCGGTAAAGTTTATGATGAAAAAACTAAAAATCCAATCTACGGTGGAAAGGTTATAGCTTATGATTCATCCGGGCATATAGTCCAAATCGCAGAATGCAGCCCCGAAGGATATACTTTAACCGGATTTCCTTCAGGAAAATACTTTATAAAAACAACTGATTTCAAAAACTATACGAACAAGTGGTTTAAGAATAAAGAAATCTCCGCGTCCTCTAATAGTCCTACATTATGGGCAACAACTATCCCACAAAATACACCTTGTCTGGAAATACCCGCACTGTCTGGAGACAATAAAGATGATGCAACCCTAACCGGAATCGTGGATTTTGGACTCAATAAAGTCACTGATAAAAAATAA
- a CDS encoding pitrilysin family protein encodes MFAKHLKSTILYLMFIMSPVILVAQDDISEFTLDNGMTVLIKENHTAKITALRAYVKAGSLYEGKHLGSGLSHYFEHVLAGGTTKNHTEEYFNQLRQEIGADYNAYTSFECTCYKITVNSKYFDEALGMLADWLTNCAFDSTAIAREKGVILKEILMREVPERKANQIFNNTLYKIHPVQYPIIGYAELFKKLTRDDILAYYKKFYVPNNMLFVVVGDFNKDTVLLKIKEAFKNFEKKPIDLPILPVETQQVNKRVVETELDVSATNLTIGYHTVDIFDEDMYPLDILADVLGGDKNSRFNKILKEEKQLVNYIYAYSNVPSFVKGAFIIGTEISDLQNIEKTKHIISTQIKNVRQNGISDYELKKTKKRIMARKFLYSQDIETQASNIGENWIATYDPSFYDDTYIQKIQKVTNEDIKRVANKYFYDGNMVVVAVKPTGSEKLATKDTLSEKQIKEEIQKIKLDNGITLLLKRNPNFPTASIEVDFKDGTRYETEENNGITNFTAKMLLRGTKKRTAEEIAEEFEKIGSSISVAASKDISCLTTDILKNDIDQVMDVIADVLANSTFPEKEIEKLRKEIIADINRQKENPETMAEQFFSQQLYTKHPYRLTLMGTEKSVSKLTRNDIKSYYEKFVVPNNMVIGIFGDFDKKEIVTTVEKAFKEFKSKEIFIPEIPPEPELSECKEVFNYYSHPQVMILWGFPTVKGAEEDIYALSVIANIFGGNCSRLYKALRGEKDLVYYAYGYQPISIDRSAFVITAQTSQEKYKEVVSILKKEVEKLKNEPLTDKEVEDFKKELINLYPIYNQTNAQQISKAVSRETLGFGYQFFDKFLDNIHKVTAKDIQRVANKYFAKSVLTVSMPKEK; translated from the coding sequence ATGTTTGCAAAACACCTTAAATCCACCATTCTTTATTTAATGTTTATTATGAGCCCTGTCATCCTTGTTGCTCAAGATGATATCTCAGAATTTACTCTGGATAATGGAATGACGGTTCTGATTAAAGAAAATCATACGGCAAAAATAACCGCTTTACGCGCTTACGTTAAAGCAGGTAGTCTTTATGAAGGCAAACATCTCGGTTCCGGATTATCGCATTACTTTGAACATGTTCTGGCAGGGGGAACTACAAAAAATCATACGGAAGAGTATTTTAATCAATTAAGGCAGGAAATTGGAGCCGATTATAATGCATATACCTCCTTTGAGTGTACTTGTTATAAGATAACAGTGAATAGCAAATACTTTGACGAGGCTCTGGGAATGTTGGCTGACTGGTTGACAAATTGCGCTTTTGACTCTACCGCAATTGCAAGGGAAAAAGGTGTGATTCTCAAAGAAATATTAATGCGTGAAGTTCCCGAGCGAAAAGCTAATCAGATTTTTAATAATACCCTTTATAAAATTCATCCCGTTCAATACCCAATAATTGGTTATGCTGAACTTTTCAAAAAACTCACTCGTGATGATATCCTGGCGTATTATAAAAAATTTTATGTTCCTAATAATATGCTTTTTGTTGTAGTAGGAGACTTTAATAAAGACACGGTACTTCTGAAAATAAAAGAAGCATTCAAGAATTTCGAGAAAAAACCAATAGATTTACCAATATTACCTGTAGAAACTCAACAAGTAAATAAACGAGTTGTGGAAACTGAATTAGATGTTAGTGCTACGAATCTTACAATAGGTTATCATACCGTTGATATCTTTGACGAAGATATGTACCCTCTTGATATACTTGCAGATGTTTTAGGCGGAGACAAAAATTCCAGATTTAATAAGATTTTAAAAGAAGAAAAACAACTGGTTAATTATATTTACGCTTATTCTAATGTGCCTTCCTTTGTAAAAGGAGCCTTTATAATTGGTACGGAAATATCTGACCTCCAAAATATAGAAAAAACAAAACATATTATTTCTACGCAAATTAAAAATGTCCGCCAAAATGGAATTTCTGACTATGAACTTAAAAAAACTAAAAAAAGAATTATGGCTAGAAAATTTCTTTATTCACAAGATATAGAAACTCAAGCATCCAATATTGGTGAAAATTGGATTGCTACTTATGACCCAAGCTTTTATGATGATACCTATATCCAAAAAATCCAAAAAGTAACTAACGAAGATATAAAGAGAGTAGCTAATAAATATTTTTATGACGGAAATATGGTCGTTGTAGCAGTAAAACCAACCGGCTCGGAAAAACTTGCGACTAAAGACACCCTCTCTGAAAAACAAATAAAAGAAGAAATTCAAAAAATCAAACTGGATAATGGGATTACTTTATTATTAAAAAGAAATCCTAATTTTCCAACAGCTTCTATTGAAGTAGATTTTAAGGACGGCACCAGATATGAGACAGAAGAAAATAATGGGATTACTAATTTTACAGCAAAAATGTTGCTTAGAGGAACAAAAAAACGAACTGCTGAAGAAATAGCTGAAGAGTTTGAAAAAATAGGAAGTTCTATTAGTGTTGCAGCAAGTAAAGACATATCCTGTCTGACAACCGATATTTTAAAGAATGATATAGATCAGGTTATGGATGTCATAGCAGATGTTCTCGCTAACTCAACTTTCCCGGAAAAGGAAATTGAGAAACTACGAAAAGAAATTATAGCTGATATTAATAGACAGAAAGAAAACCCCGAGACTATGGCCGAACAATTTTTTTCCCAACAGTTATATACTAAACATCCTTATAGATTAACCTTAATGGGCACAGAAAAAAGTGTTTCAAAACTTACTAGAAATGATATAAAATCGTATTATGAAAAATTTGTGGTTCCAAACAATATGGTTATAGGTATTTTTGGTGATTTTGATAAAAAAGAGATTGTAACAACGGTTGAAAAAGCATTTAAGGAATTCAAATCCAAAGAAATATTTATACCTGAAATTCCTCCTGAACCTGAATTGTCTGAGTGCAAGGAAGTCTTTAACTATTATTCTCACCCACAAGTAATGATTTTATGGGGCTTTCCAACAGTAAAGGGTGCAGAGGAAGATATCTATGCTCTGAGTGTAATCGCTAACATTTTTGGAGGCAATTGTTCCAGATTATATAAAGCTTTACGGGGTGAAAAAGATCTAGTATATTATGCTTATGGCTATCAACCTATTAGCATAGACCGCTCTGCATTTGTAATCACTGCCCAAACTTCTCAGGAAAAATACAAAGAAGTGGTATCCATCTTAAAAAAAGAAGTTGAAAAGTTGAAAAATGAACCCCTGACTGATAAAGAAGTGGAAGATTTTAAAAAAGAACTGATAAACTTATACCCTATCTACAATCAAACTAACGCTCAACAAATATCAAAAGCAGTCTCGCGGGAAACACTTGGTTTTGGCTATCAATTTTTTGACAAGTTTTTAGATAATATTCATAAAGTTACAGCTAAAGATATTCAAAGAGTGGCAAATAAATATTTCGCCAAATCGGTCCTTACAGTATCTATGCCAAAAGAAAAATAA